A genome region from Streptomyces xanthophaeus includes the following:
- a CDS encoding diaminobutyrate--2-oxoglutarate transaminase family protein — protein MFETQSGSAISAGGPTLVAVTEPAAAAAATEIPPQVPPQGSRGSVPDAPNIPNAPVNPNRPGVSGGPGGSAAPEGILRRQAQRESAARTYARSLPIVPVRARGLTIEGADGRRYLDCLSGAGSLALGHNHPVVLEAIRGVLDSGAPLHVLDLATPVKDAFTTELFANLPPALAADARIQFCGPAGTDAVEAALKLVRTATGRPGLLAFTGAYHGMTAGALDASGGATGVRVTRLPYPQDLRCPFGVGGPEGAELSARWTENLLDDPKGGVPAPAGMIVEPVQGEGGVIPAPDAWLRRMREITAARGIPLIADEVQTGVGRTGAFWGVDHAGVVPDVMVLSKAIGGSLPLAVIVYRAGLDVWAPGAHAGTFRGNQLAMAAGAATLAFVRENRLAERAAALGERMLAALRGLACGHPCIGEVRGRGLMIGLELVDPDTGAAAPSLAAAVRQECLDRGLIVELGGRHGAVVRLLPPLTLTDEQAAAVLDRLADAIPAAARRTH, from the coding sequence ATGTTCGAGACGCAATCCGGAAGTGCAATCAGTGCGGGAGGACCGACACTCGTGGCTGTCACCGAGCCGGCCGCGGCGGCGGCCGCGACAGAGATCCCGCCTCAAGTGCCTCCGCAGGGAAGCCGGGGATCGGTTCCGGACGCCCCGAACATCCCGAACGCCCCGGTCAATCCGAACCGTCCGGGTGTGAGCGGTGGACCGGGGGGTTCCGCCGCCCCCGAGGGCATCCTGCGCAGACAGGCGCAGCGGGAGTCCGCCGCCCGGACGTACGCGCGCTCGCTGCCCATCGTCCCGGTCCGGGCCCGCGGGCTGACCATCGAGGGCGCCGACGGGCGGCGTTACCTCGACTGCCTCTCCGGCGCCGGCTCGCTCGCCCTCGGGCACAACCACCCGGTGGTGCTCGAAGCCATCCGCGGTGTCCTCGACTCGGGCGCCCCGCTGCACGTGCTGGACCTCGCGACCCCCGTCAAGGACGCCTTCACCACCGAGCTGTTCGCCAACCTGCCGCCCGCGCTGGCCGCCGACGCGCGCATCCAGTTCTGCGGACCGGCCGGTACGGACGCCGTGGAGGCCGCCCTCAAACTGGTGCGCACCGCGACCGGACGCCCCGGGCTGCTCGCCTTCACCGGTGCCTACCACGGCATGACCGCCGGGGCCCTGGACGCGTCGGGAGGTGCCACCGGGGTACGGGTGACCCGGCTGCCGTACCCGCAGGACCTCCGCTGCCCGTTCGGCGTCGGCGGCCCCGAGGGAGCCGAACTCTCCGCGCGCTGGACGGAGAACCTGCTGGACGACCCGAAGGGCGGGGTGCCCGCCCCCGCCGGCATGATCGTCGAACCCGTGCAGGGCGAAGGCGGGGTGATCCCCGCCCCGGACGCCTGGCTGCGGAGGATGCGCGAGATCACCGCGGCGCGGGGGATCCCGCTGATCGCCGACGAGGTGCAGACGGGCGTCGGCCGGACCGGTGCCTTCTGGGGAGTCGACCACGCCGGGGTCGTGCCCGACGTCATGGTCCTCTCCAAGGCGATCGGCGGAAGCCTGCCGCTCGCCGTGATCGTGTACCGGGCCGGCCTGGACGTCTGGGCCCCCGGCGCGCACGCGGGTACCTTCCGCGGCAACCAGCTCGCCATGGCCGCCGGCGCCGCCACGCTCGCCTTCGTCCGCGAGAACCGGCTCGCGGAGCGCGCCGCCGCCCTGGGGGAACGGATGCTGGCGGCCCTGCGCGGCCTGGCCTGCGGCCATCCCTGCATCGGAGAGGTACGCGGCCGGGGCCTGATGATCGGCCTCGAACTCGTCGACCCCGACACCGGGGCCGCCGCACCGTCCCTCGCCGCCGCCGTCCGCCAGGAGTGCCTGGACCGCGGCCTGATCGTCGAGCTCGGCGGCCGCCACGGCGCGGTGGTGCGCCTCCTTCCCCCGCTGACCCTGACCGACGAGCAGGCCGCGGCGGTCCTCGACCGCCTGGCCGACGCCATCCCGGCCGCC
- a CDS encoding trypsin-like serine peptidase translates to MRPNRPVTAILCAATLALTAAACGPGDGEAGGDAKPTVAGSLPGQDAIKIPDQLKDKLKEHGIDLEKWKGGEWKNWKQEDWLREAGDYINPVIEGLWDPDRMRDAEQPQRPAVDPDAGKDQGVTDPTPAPVAAKQAAPPYHTSVPASGKVFFDGPEGSMVCSATVIKDPAHPGKSNMVWTAGHCVHAGKAGGWYRNIAFVPSYNNAGKPAAQLKGAPRETVAPYGVWWSDWAQTSDQWIATGGPTGGAGAPYDFAVLHVAPEKGSKKSLEETVGSALPVEFNAQAVPKVASITATGYPAAAPFDGQRAFQCTDRPGRLSLNANDPVMYRIGCTMTGGASGGGWVTAGSDGKPALVSNTSIGPAKAGWLAGPRLGPEAKGIFDAVSAKFK, encoded by the coding sequence ATGCGACCGAACCGACCGGTCACCGCGATTCTGTGCGCGGCCACGCTCGCGCTGACCGCGGCTGCCTGCGGCCCCGGCGACGGGGAGGCCGGCGGCGACGCCAAGCCGACCGTGGCCGGGAGCCTGCCGGGCCAGGATGCGATCAAGATCCCGGACCAGCTCAAGGACAAGCTCAAGGAGCACGGAATAGACCTGGAGAAGTGGAAGGGGGGTGAGTGGAAGAACTGGAAGCAGGAGGACTGGCTCCGCGAGGCGGGCGACTACATCAACCCGGTCATCGAAGGCCTGTGGGACCCGGACCGCATGCGTGACGCCGAGCAGCCGCAGCGCCCGGCCGTCGACCCTGACGCGGGCAAGGACCAGGGCGTCACCGACCCGACCCCGGCCCCGGTGGCGGCCAAGCAGGCCGCCCCGCCCTACCACACGAGCGTTCCGGCGTCCGGCAAGGTGTTCTTCGACGGCCCCGAGGGCTCGATGGTCTGCTCGGCGACCGTGATCAAGGACCCGGCCCACCCCGGCAAGTCCAACATGGTCTGGACCGCGGGCCACTGCGTCCACGCGGGCAAGGCCGGCGGCTGGTACCGCAACATCGCCTTCGTCCCGTCCTACAACAACGCGGGCAAGCCGGCGGCGCAGCTCAAGGGCGCGCCCCGCGAGACGGTGGCCCCGTACGGCGTCTGGTGGAGCGACTGGGCGCAGACCTCCGACCAGTGGATCGCGACCGGCGGTCCGACCGGCGGCGCTGGTGCCCCGTACGACTTCGCGGTGCTGCACGTGGCGCCCGAGAAGGGCAGCAAGAAGTCCCTGGAGGAGACGGTCGGTTCGGCGCTCCCGGTGGAGTTCAACGCGCAGGCCGTGCCGAAGGTCGCGAGCATCACGGCGACCGGCTACCCGGCGGCGGCTCCCTTCGACGGCCAGCGCGCCTTCCAGTGCACGGACAGGCCGGGCCGGCTGTCCCTGAACGCGAACGACCCGGTGATGTACCGCATCGGCTGCACCATGACCGGCGGTGCCTCCGGTGGCGGCTGGGTCACGGCGGGCTCCGACGGCAAGCCGGCGCTGGTGTCGAACACCTCGATCGGCCCGGCCAAGGCGGGCTGGCTGGCCGGACCCCGGCTGGGTCCGGAGGCGAAGGGCATCTTCGACGCCGTCAGCGCCAAGTTCAAGTAG
- the hflX gene encoding GTPase HflX → MTSSSSPSQDARDAQDVRDSQSFTESLRADALMEEDVAWSHEVDGDRDGEQFERSERAALRRVAGLSTELEDVTEVEYRQLRLERVVLVGVWTSGTVNDAENSLAELAALAETAGALVLDGVIQRRDKPDPATFIGSGKARELRDIVMESGADTVVCDGELSPGQLIALEDVVKVKVVDRTALILDIFAQHAKSREGKAQVALAQMQYMLPRLRGWGASLSRQMGGGGGGGMATRGPGETKIETDRRRIREKMAKMRREIAEMKTGRDIKRQERRRNKVPSVAIAGYTNAGKSSLLNRLTGAGVLVENALFATLDPTVRRAETPSGRVYTLADTVGFVRHLPHHLVEAFRSTMEEVGDSDLILHIVDGSHPAPEEQLAAVREVIREVGAVNVPEIVVINKADAADPLVLQRLLRIERHSIAVSARTGMGIEELLALIDSELPRPEVEVEAMVPYTRGSLVAKAHAEGEVISEEHTPDGTLLKARVHQELAADLAPYALAKR, encoded by the coding sequence ATGACCTCCTCTTCTTCCCCTTCCCAGGACGCGCGGGACGCACAGGACGTGCGGGACTCGCAGAGCTTCACCGAGAGCCTTCGGGCCGATGCCCTGATGGAAGAGGACGTCGCCTGGAGCCACGAGGTCGACGGAGACCGGGACGGCGAGCAGTTCGAACGCTCCGAGCGCGCGGCCCTGCGCCGCGTGGCCGGCCTCTCCACCGAGCTCGAAGACGTCACCGAGGTCGAGTACCGGCAGCTGCGCCTGGAGCGCGTCGTTCTCGTCGGTGTCTGGACCTCCGGCACGGTGAACGACGCGGAGAACTCCCTCGCGGAGCTCGCCGCCCTCGCGGAGACGGCGGGTGCCCTCGTACTCGACGGTGTCATCCAGCGCCGTGACAAGCCGGACCCCGCCACCTTCATCGGGTCGGGCAAGGCGCGCGAGCTGCGTGACATCGTCATGGAGAGCGGCGCCGACACCGTCGTGTGCGACGGTGAGCTCAGCCCCGGCCAGCTCATCGCCCTCGAAGACGTCGTCAAGGTGAAGGTGGTCGACCGGACCGCGCTGATCCTCGACATCTTCGCCCAGCACGCCAAGTCCCGAGAGGGCAAGGCGCAGGTCGCACTCGCGCAGATGCAGTACATGCTGCCGCGACTGCGCGGCTGGGGTGCCTCGCTGTCCCGCCAGATGGGTGGCGGCGGCGGTGGCGGCATGGCCACGCGAGGCCCCGGTGAGACCAAGATCGAGACCGACCGGCGACGGATCCGCGAGAAGATGGCGAAGATGCGCCGGGAGATCGCGGAGATGAAGACCGGCCGTGACATCAAGCGGCAGGAACGGCGCCGCAACAAGGTGCCCTCGGTCGCCATCGCCGGTTACACCAACGCCGGCAAGTCCTCGCTGCTCAACCGCCTCACGGGCGCGGGCGTGCTGGTGGAGAACGCGCTGTTCGCCACCCTCGACCCGACCGTGCGCCGGGCCGAGACGCCGAGCGGCCGGGTCTACACCCTGGCCGACACGGTCGGCTTCGTCCGGCACCTGCCCCACCACCTGGTCGAGGCGTTCCGCTCCACGATGGAGGAGGTCGGGGACTCCGACCTGATCCTGCACATCGTGGACGGTTCGCACCCGGCGCCGGAGGAGCAGCTGGCGGCGGTGCGCGAGGTGATCCGCGAGGTCGGCGCGGTGAACGTGCCCGAGATCGTCGTGATCAACAAGGCGGACGCCGCGGATCCGCTCGTCCTGCAGCGGCTGCTGCGGATCGAGCGGCACTCCATCGCCGTCTCGGCGCGGACGGGCATGGGCATCGAGGAACTCCTCGCGCTCATCGACTCCGAGCTGCCGCGGCCCGAGGTCGAGGTGGAGGCCATGGTGCCGTACACGCGCGGCTCGCTGGTCGCCAAGGCGCACGCCGAGGGCGAGGTGATCTCCGAGGAGCACACCCCGGACGGCACCCTGCTCAAGGCGCGGGTCCACCAGGAACTGGCGGCGGACCTGGCGCCGTACGCGCTGGCGAAGCGCTGA
- a CDS encoding M1 family metallopeptidase produces the protein MQLSSPRLRATLLAAASLTLVAAVLPPPKPLGIGDRLFPELGNPGYDVLSYDLSFAYKDNLSPLDAVTVIDARALERLEHINLDFTHGKVASAEVNGEPARFESVAEDLVLTPARPVADNMPLHITIRHTSDPRGRGDGGWVPTEDGLAMANQADAAHRVFPCNDHPADKAIFTFRITAPAGLTAVANGEPVAPAVRLGPTTTWTYRTRHPMATELAQVSVGRSEVVHGTGPHGLPLRDVVPAQDRKRLDPWLKKTAGHIEWMEERVGRYPFENYGVLIARATTGFELETQTLSLFESNLFAGEGYPEWYVESVMVHELAHQWFGDSVTPRTWSDLWLNEGHATWYEALYADGLGKYSLERRMHEAYQRSDQWRAAGGPPAAPKAAAPGEKIGLFRPVVYDGSALILYALRQEIGTEAFEKTERRWVTENRDGIAGTADFVRLASQEAGRDLTAFLEPWLYGATTPPMPGHPEWSGKAASGRAAADPASGKAAADGSTR, from the coding sequence ATGCAGCTCTCCTCCCCGCGCCTGCGCGCCACCCTGCTCGCCGCGGCCTCCCTCACCCTCGTCGCCGCCGTCCTGCCCCCGCCGAAGCCGCTGGGCATCGGCGACCGGCTCTTCCCGGAGCTCGGGAACCCCGGGTACGACGTGCTCTCGTACGACCTGTCCTTCGCCTACAAGGACAACCTGAGCCCGCTCGACGCGGTCACCGTCATCGACGCCCGCGCCCTGGAGCGGCTGGAGCACATCAATCTGGACTTCACCCACGGCAAGGTGGCGTCCGCCGAGGTCAACGGGGAGCCGGCGCGGTTCGAGAGCGTGGCGGAGGACCTGGTCCTCACGCCCGCGCGCCCGGTGGCGGACAACATGCCGCTGCACATCACCATCCGGCACACCAGCGATCCGCGCGGCCGCGGCGACGGCGGCTGGGTGCCCACGGAGGACGGCCTGGCCATGGCCAACCAGGCGGACGCCGCCCACCGCGTCTTCCCCTGCAACGACCACCCCGCCGACAAGGCGATCTTCACCTTCCGGATCACCGCCCCGGCCGGCCTCACGGCCGTCGCCAACGGGGAACCGGTGGCCCCCGCCGTGCGGCTCGGCCCCACGACGACCTGGACCTACCGGACCCGGCACCCGATGGCCACCGAGCTGGCCCAGGTCTCGGTGGGCCGCTCCGAGGTCGTGCACGGCACCGGACCGCACGGGCTGCCGCTGCGCGACGTGGTGCCCGCCCAGGACCGGAAGCGGCTGGACCCCTGGCTCAAGAAGACCGCGGGCCACATCGAGTGGATGGAGGAGCGGGTCGGCCGCTACCCCTTCGAGAACTACGGGGTGCTGATCGCACGGGCCACGACCGGCTTCGAGCTGGAGACGCAGACCCTCTCGCTCTTCGAGAGCAACCTGTTCGCGGGCGAGGGCTACCCCGAGTGGTACGTCGAGTCCGTGATGGTCCACGAGCTCGCCCACCAGTGGTTCGGCGACAGCGTCACCCCGCGGACCTGGTCCGACCTGTGGCTCAACGAGGGACACGCCACCTGGTACGAGGCCCTGTACGCGGACGGCCTCGGCAAGTACTCCCTGGAGCGGCGCATGCACGAGGCGTACCAGCGCTCCGACCAGTGGCGGGCTGCGGGCGGTCCGCCGGCCGCCCCGAAGGCGGCCGCACCGGGCGAGAAGATCGGGCTGTTCCGGCCGGTGGTCTACGACGGGTCCGCACTGATCCTCTACGCCCTGCGGCAGGAGATCGGCACCGAGGCCTTCGAGAAGACCGAGCGGCGCTGGGTCACGGAGAACCGGGACGGGATCGCGGGGACGGCCGACTTCGTACGCCTGGCCTCGCAGGAGGCGGGCCGCGACCTCACGGCCTTCCTGGAGCCCTGGCTGTACGGGGCCACGACCCCGCCGATGCCCGGTCACCCGGAGTGGAGTGGCAAGGCGGCCTCCGGCAGGGCCGCGGCGGATCCGGCCTCCGGCAAGGCCGCGGCGGACGGGAGCACCCGATAA
- a CDS encoding RelA/SpoT family protein, with product MSAEATNPEAHPEARPELRRRGRTRLDLRRLGRAALLGPTSRDRLPDAIGHVAEAHRAHHPDADLSILRRAYLLAETSHRGQMRKSGEPYITHPLAVTLILAELGAETTTLTASLLHDTVEDTDVTLDQVRAEFGDEVCFIVDGVTKVEKIDYGAAAEPETFRKMLVATGNDVRVMSIKLADRLHNMRTLGVMRPEKQARIAKVTRDVLIPLAERLGVQALKTELEDLVFAILHPEEYETTRALIAAHAGERDPLPAIADSVRGVLRDAGIAAEVQVRPRHFVSVHRIARTRGELRGSDFGRILVLVGENADCYAVLGEMHTCFTPVVSEFKDFIAAPKFNLYQSLHTAVATPEGYVAEVIVRTRQMHRVAEAGVVALGNPYATATPDAATDPDEERVDPTRPGWLSRLLDWQQSAPDPDTFWTVLRAELAQDREITVFREDGSATGTISLPAGASCIDAAYAQHGEAAHGCIGARVNGRLTSLSSPLSDGDTVQLLLAQDASSGPAAEWLDHARTPAARIAISSWLEAHPDRAMATTSAARAPLSVVGARGGGGNAVADLPDATVRLAGCCTPVPPDAVAGFLVRGGAVTVHRVHCAAVAQMRAVGRTSVAVHWRATADVRVTLLAESFGRPHLLADLTEAIAREGVEVVSATVEPPVEQRVRHSYTLQLPDAAGLPALMRAMRDVPGVYDVSRV from the coding sequence ATGAGTGCAGAGGCCACGAACCCCGAAGCACACCCCGAAGCGCGCCCTGAGCTCCGCAGACGGGGGCGGACCAGGCTCGATCTGCGCCGGCTCGGGCGCGCGGCCCTGCTCGGGCCGACGTCGCGAGACCGGCTTCCGGACGCGATCGGCCACGTGGCCGAGGCACACCGCGCCCACCACCCGGACGCCGATTTGTCCATTCTGCGCCGCGCGTATCTCCTCGCGGAGACCTCGCACCGGGGTCAGATGCGAAAAAGTGGTGAGCCGTACATCACACATCCACTCGCCGTCACTCTGATCCTCGCCGAACTCGGCGCCGAGACAACCACCTTGACGGCCTCTCTGCTCCACGACACCGTCGAGGACACCGACGTGACCCTCGATCAGGTCCGGGCGGAGTTCGGCGACGAGGTGTGCTTCATCGTCGACGGCGTCACCAAGGTGGAGAAGATCGACTACGGCGCCGCCGCCGAACCCGAGACCTTCCGCAAGATGCTCGTCGCCACCGGCAACGACGTCCGCGTCATGTCCATCAAACTCGCCGACCGGCTGCACAACATGCGCACCCTGGGCGTGATGCGCCCCGAGAAGCAGGCCCGCATCGCCAAGGTCACCCGCGACGTCCTCATCCCGCTGGCCGAACGGCTCGGCGTGCAGGCCCTCAAGACCGAGCTGGAAGACCTCGTCTTCGCGATCCTGCACCCCGAGGAGTACGAGACCACCCGCGCGCTCATCGCCGCCCACGCCGGGGAACGCGACCCGCTGCCCGCCATCGCCGACTCCGTACGCGGCGTCCTGCGCGATGCAGGCATCGCCGCCGAAGTACAGGTCCGGCCCCGGCACTTCGTTTCCGTACACCGCATCGCCCGCACCCGCGGCGAACTGCGCGGCTCCGACTTCGGCCGCATCCTCGTCCTCGTCGGTGAGAACGCCGACTGTTACGCCGTGCTCGGCGAGATGCACACCTGCTTCACCCCGGTCGTCTCGGAGTTCAAGGACTTCATCGCCGCCCCGAAGTTCAATCTCTACCAGTCGCTGCACACCGCCGTCGCCACCCCCGAGGGCTACGTGGCCGAGGTCATCGTGCGGACCCGGCAGATGCACCGTGTCGCCGAGGCCGGTGTGGTCGCCCTCGGCAATCCCTACGCCACCGCGACCCCCGACGCCGCCACCGACCCGGACGAGGAGCGTGTGGACCCCACGCGGCCCGGCTGGCTGTCCCGGCTGCTCGACTGGCAGCAGTCCGCGCCCGATCCCGACACCTTCTGGACCGTGCTCCGGGCGGAGCTGGCCCAGGACCGGGAGATCACCGTGTTCCGGGAGGACGGCAGCGCCACCGGCACCATCAGCCTGCCGGCCGGGGCCAGCTGTATCGACGCCGCCTACGCGCAGCACGGCGAGGCGGCCCACGGCTGTATCGGCGCCCGCGTCAACGGGCGCCTGACCTCCCTGTCCTCCCCGCTGTCCGACGGGGACACCGTCCAGCTGCTGCTCGCCCAGGACGCCTCCTCCGGACCCGCCGCCGAGTGGCTGGACCACGCGCGGACCCCCGCGGCCCGGATCGCCATCAGCAGCTGGCTCGAAGCCCACCCCGACCGGGCCATGGCCACGACCTCGGCCGCCCGGGCGCCGCTGTCGGTGGTCGGGGCCCGCGGCGGCGGGGGCAACGCGGTCGCCGATCTGCCGGACGCCACCGTGCGACTGGCGGGATGCTGCACCCCGGTGCCGCCGGACGCCGTCGCCGGCTTCCTGGTTCGCGGCGGGGCCGTCACCGTGCACCGCGTCCACTGCGCGGCGGTGGCACAGATGCGGGCGGTGGGGCGTACCTCCGTCGCCGTGCACTGGCGGGCCACGGCGGACGTCCGGGTCACCCTGCTCGCTGAATCGTTCGGCCGCCCGCATCTGCTGGCCGATCTGACCGAGGCGATCGCCCGCGAGGGGGTCGAGGTGGTCTCCGCGACCGTGGAACCGCCGGTCGAGCAGCGGGTCCGGCACAGCTACACCCTGCAGCTGCCGGACGCGGCCGGGCTGCCCGCGCTGATGCGGGCGATGCGGGACGTACCGGGGGTGTACGACGTCAGCCGGGTCTAG
- the dapF gene encoding diaminopimelate epimerase, with amino-acid sequence MTHTTLSFLKGHGTENDFVIVPDPDNAIELPASAVAKLCDRRAGIGADGVLHVVRSAAHPEAAHLAEEAEWFMDYRNSDGSIAEMCGNGVRVFARYLQYAGHVEPGDLAVATRGGVKRVHLDKGGDVTVSMGRAELPEGEVTVSVDARSWTARNVNMGNPHAVAFVESLDHAGNLYTAPAFTPASAYPAGVNVEFVVDRGPRHVAMRVHERGSGETRSCGTGACAVAVAAIRRDGADPAATGEPVAYTVDLPGGTLIITEHPDGQIDMTGPAVIVAAGEFDGTWLTETAFG; translated from the coding sequence GTGACGCACACCACCCTCTCCTTCCTCAAGGGCCACGGCACCGAGAACGACTTCGTGATCGTCCCGGACCCGGACAACGCCATCGAGCTGCCCGCGTCCGCCGTCGCGAAGCTGTGCGACCGGCGCGCCGGGATCGGCGCGGACGGCGTCCTGCACGTCGTCCGGTCCGCCGCGCACCCCGAGGCCGCGCACCTGGCGGAGGAGGCGGAGTGGTTCATGGACTACCGCAACAGCGACGGCTCCATCGCCGAGATGTGCGGCAACGGCGTGCGCGTCTTCGCCCGCTACCTCCAGTACGCCGGACACGTCGAGCCCGGCGACCTCGCCGTCGCCACGCGCGGCGGCGTCAAGCGCGTGCACCTCGACAAGGGGGGCGACGTCACCGTCTCCATGGGCCGCGCCGAGCTGCCCGAGGGTGAGGTCACGGTCAGCGTCGACGCCCGGAGCTGGACCGCGCGGAACGTGAACATGGGGAACCCCCACGCGGTGGCCTTCGTCGAGAGCCTCGATCACGCCGGGAACCTCTACACCGCCCCTGCGTTCACCCCGGCTTCCGCCTACCCCGCCGGGGTCAACGTCGAGTTCGTCGTCGACCGTGGCCCCCGGCACGTCGCCATGCGCGTCCACGAGCGCGGCTCCGGCGAGACCCGCTCCTGCGGCACCGGTGCCTGCGCCGTCGCCGTGGCCGCCATCCGCCGCGACGGCGCCGACCCGGCCGCCACCGGCGAACCGGTCGCGTACACCGTCGACCTTCCCGGCGGAACCCTGATCATCACCGAACACCCCGACGGGCAGATCGACATGACCGGACCGGCCGTGATCGTGGCTGCGGGGGAGTTCGACGGGACCTGGCTCACCGAAACGGCTTTCGGCTGA
- the miaA gene encoding tRNA (adenosine(37)-N6)-dimethylallyltransferase MiaA, whose product MRKAAPAPRVIAVVGPTAAGKSDLGVALARHFDGEVVNADSMQLYRGMDIGTAKLTTEERGGVPHHLLDIWDVTDTANVADYQRLARLEIDKLLAEGRTPVLVGGSGLYVRGALDVMEFPGTDPEVRARLEEEVTLRGPGALHARLAAADPAAAQAILPSNGRRIVRALEVIEITGRPFTANLPGHDSVYDTVQIGVDVARPELDERIALRVDRMWEAGLVDEVRALEARGLRDGITASRALGYQQVLAALAGECTEDEARAETVRATKRFARRQDSWFRRDPRVHWLSGAAADRGELPGLAQSLVERAVTA is encoded by the coding sequence GTGAGGAAAGCAGCCCCCGCCCCGCGGGTCATCGCCGTCGTAGGTCCCACCGCGGCAGGAAAGTCCGACCTGGGCGTAGCCCTGGCCCGCCATTTCGACGGCGAAGTCGTCAACGCCGACTCCATGCAGCTGTACCGGGGGATGGACATCGGCACCGCCAAACTGACGACCGAGGAACGCGGCGGTGTCCCGCACCACCTCCTCGACATCTGGGACGTCACCGACACCGCCAACGTCGCCGACTACCAGCGGCTGGCCCGCCTGGAGATCGACAAACTTCTCGCCGAGGGACGCACCCCCGTCCTCGTCGGCGGATCCGGCCTGTACGTCCGCGGCGCCCTGGACGTCATGGAGTTCCCCGGCACCGACCCCGAGGTGCGGGCCCGCCTGGAGGAAGAGGTCACGCTCCGTGGCCCCGGGGCCCTGCACGCCCGCCTCGCCGCCGCCGACCCGGCCGCCGCGCAGGCCATCCTGCCCAGCAACGGCCGCCGCATCGTCCGCGCGCTCGAAGTGATCGAGATCACCGGCCGCCCCTTCACCGCCAACCTGCCCGGCCACGATTCCGTCTACGACACGGTGCAGATCGGCGTCGACGTGGCCCGCCCGGAGCTCGACGAGCGGATCGCCCTGCGGGTCGACCGGATGTGGGAGGCCGGGCTGGTGGACGAGGTCCGCGCGCTGGAGGCCCGCGGGCTGCGCGACGGAATCACCGCCTCCAGGGCGCTCGGCTACCAGCAGGTACTGGCCGCGCTCGCCGGTGAATGCACCGAGGACGAGGCCCGGGCGGAGACCGTCCGGGCGACCAAGCGCTTCGCCCGCCGGCAGGACTCCTGGTTCCGCCGCGACCCGCGCGTGCACTGGCTCAGCGGGGCCGCCGCCGACCGGGGGGAACTCCCCGGACTCGCGCAGTCGTTGGTCGAACGAGCGGTCACAGCCTGA
- a CDS encoding gliding motility protein, whose product MTAEVTAEDLTAESGAAEEAEPVAEKSPEAGVVEIPKQLAAPVAADSETGEGART is encoded by the coding sequence GTGACCGCGGAGGTCACGGCGGAGGACCTGACGGCGGAGTCCGGTGCGGCCGAGGAGGCCGAGCCTGTTGCCGAGAAGTCTCCGGAGGCGGGAGTCGTGGAGATTCCGAAGCAGCTGGCGGCCCCGGTGGCCGCGGACAGCGAGACCGGCGAGGGCGCCCGCACCTAG
- a CDS encoding antitoxin, translating to MGLLDNLKAKLGPAKDKVGDLALQHEGRIGESLEKVAKAVDSKTKGKYSGQITSGTGKAKDALGKIAHKDAPGGPTPPTAS from the coding sequence ATGGGCCTGCTGGACAATCTGAAGGCCAAGCTCGGTCCGGCGAAGGACAAGGTCGGCGATCTCGCCCTGCAGCACGAGGGCAGGATCGGCGAGAGTCTGGAGAAGGTGGCCAAGGCCGTGGACTCCAAGACCAAGGGCAAGTACAGCGGCCAGATCACGAGCGGGACGGGCAAGGCGAAGGACGCCCTGGGGAAGATCGCGCACAAGGACGCTCCCGGCGGGCCGACACCGCCGACCGCCTCCTGA